TCCTTTACCAGATATGCCCGCTCGTCTCCGCACCATTTCCCTGTCAAGGGATTCTCCCGTTCCCCTGTTTCCGCTTTGTGTCACACCCGGCCACACGGGGGCATGACATCTGTTCTGGTTCAGACGCCGGGGGCGGCCATCAGTGCGCGGGGCGGGCAGTTGATCGTCGAGACAGGAGCAGGCCAGCACGCGGTGCCACTGGGCCACGTGACCGAGCTGATCGTGATCGGGAACGCGCGGATCAGCACGGCAGTCATTGCGGATCTGGCGGGCCGGGGCGTACCGGTGCATCTTCAGGCGCGGGCCGGGACCGTGCCCTTCAGCGTGCTGGGGAACGTGGAAGGACAGGTGGAAGCCCTGCGCGTTCAGGTGCTGGCCTCACCCCAGGCGCGTCTGGTGGCGGCGCGGGCGCTGGTGCGGGCGAAGGTGACCAACGCGGGCTGGGTGTTGCGCCGCCTGCGGGTCAGCGGGGTCCTGGACGCGCCAGCCGTGGAGGAGGCCGCGGACGAGAACGCATTGCGCGGCATGGAGGGCGCGGCGGCGCGGCAGTACTTTGCGGCCCTGGCCGGGGCGCTGCCGGAGTGGGGCTTTGTGGGGCGGGCCTACCGCCCGGCACCGGACCCGGTGAACGCGGCGCTGTCCTTTGCCTACATGCTGTTGCTGGGGCAGGCGCGTGTGGCGGTGGCGCGGGCCGGGCTGCATCCGGGGCTGGGCACCCTGCACGTGCCGCACGGGCGCCGTCCGGCCCTGGCCCTGGATGTCATGGAGCCGTTCCGGGGGCCGGTGTGCGACCTGACGGTGGCGTCGCTGCTGCGCAGCGGGCGCCTGAAGCTGGACGGGTTCGAGGCGCGGGAAGGCGAGGTGCGCCTGGGGGCAGCAGGCAGCGCGGCGGTGGCGGGCGCGGTGGCACAGCGCATGACCGAATGGAGCGTGGTGGCCGCGCTGCAAAAGCAGGTGGCGGCGGTGCAGCGCACGTGGGCCGAAGGCGGCGGCTGCGCGTGCTGGGTGCCGCCGGTTCGCGCCTGAGGGCCAGGAGTGACGCTCCGGCAGGACATCCTGGTGGCCTTCGACACGCCGAGCGACGGGCGGCGTCGGCGCTTCACGCGGCTGCTGTCGCGGTATGGGGTGCGGGTGCAGCGCAGTGTCTTCCGGCTGAGCGGCTCGGCGCGCGAGGTGCAGCGGCTGCGGGAGGCGCTGGAGCGGGTCGCAGATCACGGGGAAGACCTGCTGCTGATGACGGTGGTCGCGTCCGGAACCTGGTGGCAGGTGGGCGGCGTGCAGGTGCTGGAGGTGCCGCTGGTGGTTTCCTTCTGACGGCGGCGCACACATGCGGTTCCGGTTGTGGGGTGCGGTGGCCATACTGGGAGCACATGACGGATTCAGCTTCAGGTGGCGTGGCGT
This genomic window from Deinococcus aerolatus contains:
- the cas1 gene encoding CRISPR-associated endonuclease Cas1, with the protein product MTSVLVQTPGAAISARGGQLIVETGAGQHAVPLGHVTELIVIGNARISTAVIADLAGRGVPVHLQARAGTVPFSVLGNVEGQVEALRVQVLASPQARLVAARALVRAKVTNAGWVLRRLRVSGVLDAPAVEEAADENALRGMEGAAARQYFAALAGALPEWGFVGRAYRPAPDPVNAALSFAYMLLLGQARVAVARAGLHPGLGTLHVPHGRRPALALDVMEPFRGPVCDLTVASLLRSGRLKLDGFEAREGEVRLGAAGSAAVAGAVAQRMTEWSVVAALQKQVAAVQRTWAEGGGCACWVPPVRA
- the cas2 gene encoding CRISPR-associated endonuclease Cas2; amino-acid sequence: MTLRQDILVAFDTPSDGRRRRFTRLLSRYGVRVQRSVFRLSGSAREVQRLREALERVADHGEDLLLMTVVASGTWWQVGGVQVLEVPLVVSF